The Hyphomicrobiales bacterium nucleotide sequence CTATCTGATCCAAGACCTAATAAAGACAGAAAACTAGAAATCGGATTTTCGCCACCGTTTAGCAATGAATTAAATTCAGGATTCTCATCAAGTTTCAGCTTCTTTGCCACTTCACCCAAAATACTACGTGACTGCAATACTTCAACCTGGCTTGCCACTGTCAAAACATCGAAGTCCTGGCTTGCTGCAATATTTTGCTCATCATTAGGGCGTGTGAAAACCGTCTCACGCTTCTCAATCAAAAGGCGCGCATCAGTTTTAAATACGGGATCAACAACAAAAAGAAAGGCAATAGCTAAGACTAGACCAACAAGCGTCCAAAAAATAATCCACCCTTTCTTGCGCCACAAAACAAGCATGAGCGATCCGACATCAATTTCTGTGTCTTGGTTTTGGTTTTCAGTATATAGACTCATCGCCACCATTCCATTTCATAGCATCACTACTATTCATCACAATTATGGTAACTGTTTGGTTAATTTTTATATATTAGGCCTGATTTAGGGCACCGCGACATTTATACTTTGTTAATATAAAATTACGCAGAAACTACATTAGTTTTACTTTCGATTAACTATGATTGTTCATAACAGGGTAGTTGTAATATTTACGGTCAAGTCCATGCGTATCATCTATGCTTCAGTCCTTATGATCTTAGCCATTATCTTAACGGGCTGCGCTAGTCATAAAGTTCCACAAGACGCATCTTTTAAAATTCTAACTCAGCCATATCAACTCGATAGCGGAGATGAATTAAGGGTGACTGTTTTTGAACAAGCCAACCTTTCGACCAATTATACTGTCGATCAAGCCGGTTTTGTGACACTCCCTCTTATCGGGTCAGTGGCGGCGCGCGGTCGCACGACCAAGCAGTTGTCGAGTGACATTGCAGCACGTTTAAAGAAAGGGTTCGTGCGGGATCCAGACGTTGCCATAGAAGTACAAACCTTCCGCCCATTTTTCATCCACGGTGAAATCAATAATGCTGGTCAATATGAATATGTGAATGGATTAACCGTTCAAACAGCGATTGCAATCGCTGGTGGTTTCTCGGCTAGAGCCAACAAACAAGTAGCCGTAATTACCCGTCAAATTAATGGCGAGATCCAACATGCCAAAGTTGATTTGAACACTCCTATTCGTCCCGGAGATACCTTGACGATTAAGGAAAGGCTTTTCTAAATCGTAAATATATAGAAATTGCGGCACAAACCCTAAAGAGTGAGCCGCTCCGAGTTGCGGGATAAAAGCCTGGAGTACCCGCATCGAAATAAAAAGCCCGCACGACAATGTGCGGGCTTTTTTATGGCCTCAATTAAGGTTAGCGCTTCCCTAAACAAATAATACAAATCCCATATACCCTCATACTATTTCTTTATGAAATTACGTTATCTTATTGAGAGAATAAATGTAACGTGGTGAGTTTTGAGTTATGGGGATACATGAGGAATCTAATGATATTGACGCGCAAGCAGTCAATACAGGAGATGGTGAACGGAAATGGACGCCTCGCGATGAAAGCGGCCGTTCCACACGTCCACACGAAATGTTCGTTGACCCCGCGACAATGGATCGCAAAGAAGTAGCGAAAATACTTGCAGAAAAAACAATATCACCATCACTGATCAGCAACGTCATTTGCTTATCTGAAATATTCCTGATGTTGATCATCGGCGTTTTATGCTTGTTTGTATTTACTGCCGACACACAAAGCATCACTTTCAGATCGTTTGCCGTGATTTTCTCTATTGTCGGGATGTTCATTATTCTGACACAGGCATTGCATCTTTATAAATTATTTATCATGCGCGATATAGCTCAGCAATTGCTGCGTTTCACATGCGCTTTGCTCATGAGTTTCAGTTTTTTCATTCTGATCCCAAGATTGTTTTTTCAAATTGATTTATTTCAACCAACTTGGATGACACCGTGGTTTTTTACCAGCTTGACTACCATTGCAATTTTACGAGTATTCTTATCATCCATAATCAATCTTTGGACCAAAGATGGCATATTGGAGCGCCGTGCAATTATTGTTGGGGGTGGCAAGGAAGCTGAAGAGCTTATCCTCAACCTTGAACGCCAACCAAACAACGATATCCGTATCTGCGGCATCTTTGATGACCGTGGTAACACGCGATCACCAGAACTCATTGCAGGCTATCCAAAACTTGGGACCATCCCAGAACTTGTAGAATTTGCCCGCGATACGCGTCTCGACATGCTCATTGTTGCTCTCCCCCTCACCGCTGGTGGCCGAGTGCGTGAAATGCTGAAAAAACTATGGGTCTTACCGCTTGATATTCATCTTTCAGCCCACAGCAATAAGCTCGCCTTCAAGGCACGCAAATATTCCTACATTGGCTCAATGGCATTTGTAAATTTAACCGAGCGTCCAATCACCGGCTGGCGTTCAATCAGAAAACAGATATTCGACTTTGTATTGTCAGCCATATTGTTGGTTATTTTATCACCCCTCATGCTGGTGACGGCAATTGCCATTAAACGCGACAGCAAAGGACCGGTTTTCTTCCGTCAAAAACGACATGGCTTTAACAATGAAGTCATCGACGTTTGGAAATTTCGTTCCATGTACACCGATAAATGCGACCAAGAAGCAAAAGTCGTTGTTACGAAAGACGACCCACGCGTGACAAAAGTCGGCGCCTTCATTCGTAAAACATCAATTGATGAACTGCCTCAACTTTGGAATGTCCTCAAGGGCGAGTTATCCCTCGTTGGCCCCCGCCCTCACGCCGTATCCGCTCATATAGACAATGAGAAGTGGAATGATGTGGTTGATGGATATTATGCGCGCCACCGTGTCAAACCCGGCGTGACTGGCTGGGCACAAATCAACGGCTGGCGTGGCGAAGTTGATGATGTTACAAAAATCAAAAAACGGACAGATTATGACCTTTATTACATAGAAAACTGGTCCCTCGCCTTTGATTTCTACATTTTGGCGATGACACCGTTCAAACTTTTGAACACAAAAAATGCCTATTAAGTCACAAGTTTGTAGACGGAAAATAACGTGAGTATCGCCCAAGACATACATCATCCAGTCGAACAGCCCGCCAAAAAGTGGATACTTTCGACCAGAAGCCTCGGCAACTCAGCGCTGGGCTTGATTGTTTTTCTAGGTGGTTTTGTGTTTTTCGAGCCAGCTCCCTATGAGCTATTACTGGTACCGCTTCTGATTATCTGGTTTGCCTTTGGTCTGACATTACACCGCGCCTTCCTGCCCCTCACCTTCTTAATGCTGTGCTTTATTTGCGGTGGGGCGATTGCGGTCACACAAAAGGCGGATATCGCTGCTGGGTTCTTTTACATTATCGTCACCGGCTTCCTTGTAACAACTTCCATATTCTTTGCTGCCGTGGTTGCAAACAATCCGCAAGAAAGATTACGCATTATTTTCAAAGCCTATTGCTTCACGGCTATTATCGGCTCTTTGATTGGTATTTTGGCCTATTTCCACCTATTGCCAAACTCGGAAAGCTATCTATTTGGTGGTCGCGCGCGCGGCCCCTTCCAAGATCCAAATGTCTTTGGCCCTTTCCTCGTTTTGCCCGCTGTTTTTCTCCTGAGAAACATATTGGTCAACTCAACAGGAAAAAGCTTAGGAAACATTATAGGTCTTTTGATTATCATGTCAGCCATCTTTCTCGCCTTCTCACGCGCCGCGTGGGGGCTGACATTAGTTGCATGCGTTATGATGACCATGATCTTATTCATCACCGCTCCTGATCAACGTCTACGCAGTAAAATTATACTGGCATCCATCTTTATGGGTGCGCTCATGGTTGTATTTTTTCTAATTGCTCTATCAGTAGATGCCATCTCCTCACTCTTCGAAGAACGCGCACGGCTTGTGCAAAGTTATGACAGCGCCCGCTTTGGTCGCTTCGCACGCTATGGCTTTGCTCTGCAATGGATCATGGAAGGACCGCTTGGTTATGGCTTTGGTAAATCTCGCGAGGCATTTGGCGAAGACACGCACAACGTCTATATCAAAGCCTTCCTTGTATATGGCTGGCTTGGTGGCATTTCCTATTTAGCACTGGTGCTGTCCACTCTTCTCGTGGGTTTCAAGCACCTATTCAAAACCACGCCATGGCAAGGATATTTCCAGTGCTGTTATGTCGTCATTTTCGGCCACGCCATCGTTGGCCTCGTCGTTGATATTGATCGTTGGCGCCACCTCTACCTCATCTATGGGATAGCTTGGGGTATGATTGCTGCCTATACCATTTTACAGAGTCGTAAAATGGAGCACCAAAAGACTCATTAAAGCCTGCTTGGGCCGTTTTTCTTATCTTGCAAATACTTATAGTAGCAGGTTAAAACCACTGATAAGTTCGGAGTGTGGCGCAGCCTGGTAGCGCGTTCGTCTGGGGGACGAAAGGTCGTGGGTTCAAGTCCCGCCACTCCGACCATCATCACATAAAACAAGAACTAACGGATTTGATCGAGCAACCGCTTGCATTCCAAAAGATCGACCAATGTTTCCTGAAGTCTATTCGTATGGCTGTGAGATAAGATATTACCCTCCCCGACTTCTTCTTTATCAGCTTGTGTCGAGCCAAACTTAACCCGCTTCAAAAGACTTCGCGCACGCGATGTTCCGTTACTCTCTTGCTCATGTGGTTCGGGCAAAACATCATATGGCCATTCTTCAGGCGTTTCAGCCTCTTGGTCAGACAGTGGCGCGGCTTCCAGAACTGACTGCTGTGTTGTAATCGCATCAACTAAATGGGTTGGGACATTATGGGTCACAGCAAAAGGCGCACTGTCACTGGCAGCCAGTGCAGCAGCAGGGTTGTTATCAGTATTTGCAAGTTGGCCGCTGTCTATATTGGCCGTATCTTCTACCAAATTGGCGACAGGAGGTGTTTCGATCGTCTCTTTAGTTGTTGCTGGCGATACACTCATTCCAGCAATCGGCTCAATCGCACTCTCTTTGTCAGCAACAGTATTACTCACTGCGCTAACCGTAGCAGCAGGTGCGGGATCGGTTTGTGGTGCTGCTTCTACTGGCGCAGTCGGTGATATTTTCACCGCGCCTGCTCCCTCAACACCCTCTGTGATAAACTGAACACCCTGTTCTTTCAAAATGCGTTGAACGCCTTTGATCGTATAC carries:
- a CDS encoding undecaprenyl-phosphate glucose phosphotransferase, which translates into the protein MGIHEESNDIDAQAVNTGDGERKWTPRDESGRSTRPHEMFVDPATMDRKEVAKILAEKTISPSLISNVICLSEIFLMLIIGVLCLFVFTADTQSITFRSFAVIFSIVGMFIILTQALHLYKLFIMRDIAQQLLRFTCALLMSFSFFILIPRLFFQIDLFQPTWMTPWFFTSLTTIAILRVFLSSIINLWTKDGILERRAIIVGGGKEAEELILNLERQPNNDIRICGIFDDRGNTRSPELIAGYPKLGTIPELVEFARDTRLDMLIVALPLTAGGRVREMLKKLWVLPLDIHLSAHSNKLAFKARKYSYIGSMAFVNLTERPITGWRSIRKQIFDFVLSAILLVILSPLMLVTAIAIKRDSKGPVFFRQKRHGFNNEVIDVWKFRSMYTDKCDQEAKVVVTKDDPRVTKVGAFIRKTSIDELPQLWNVLKGELSLVGPRPHAVSAHIDNEKWNDVVDGYYARHRVKPGVTGWAQINGWRGEVDDVTKIKKRTDYDLYYIENWSLAFDFYILAMTPFKLLNTKNAY
- a CDS encoding O-antigen ligase family protein: MSIAQDIHHPVEQPAKKWILSTRSLGNSALGLIVFLGGFVFFEPAPYELLLVPLLIIWFAFGLTLHRAFLPLTFLMLCFICGGAIAVTQKADIAAGFFYIIVTGFLVTTSIFFAAVVANNPQERLRIIFKAYCFTAIIGSLIGILAYFHLLPNSESYLFGGRARGPFQDPNVFGPFLVLPAVFLLRNILVNSTGKSLGNIIGLLIIMSAIFLAFSRAAWGLTLVACVMMTMILFITAPDQRLRSKIILASIFMGALMVVFFLIALSVDAISSLFEERARLVQSYDSARFGRFARYGFALQWIMEGPLGYGFGKSREAFGEDTHNVYIKAFLVYGWLGGISYLALVLSTLLVGFKHLFKTTPWQGYFQCCYVVIFGHAIVGLVVDIDRWRHLYLIYGIAWGMIAAYTILQSRKMEHQKTH
- a CDS encoding polysaccharide biosynthesis/export family protein, which encodes MRIIYASVLMILAIILTGCASHKVPQDASFKILTQPYQLDSGDELRVTVFEQANLSTNYTVDQAGFVTLPLIGSVAARGRTTKQLSSDIAARLKKGFVRDPDVAIEVQTFRPFFIHGEINNAGQYEYVNGLTVQTAIAIAGGFSARANKQVAVITRQINGEIQHAKVDLNTPIRPGDTLTIKERLF